AACCATGCCAAAAGCCTGGCTGCCTAAGACATGGGACACTActaataaaatgagagaaaaatgatgacTTTCACCCAGTCATTCAGtatttgttaaatatatatacacaggtACTCATTAGCATTTACCCTGTGCAACTATAAAGAGACTTCAAGACCCTCTGCTTTGAAGTAGCAACCAAGACAATCTGCAATCTATATTAAAGAAGCAGTCTCAAAAATTGGAGGGAAAGTAATAActgatagaaatttaaaaatttaaatcctAGCTGGGCATGGAtggctcacaaggctgagattggagggtcttttttggaagccagcttggcagacaaatcagagtctccaattacccagcaaagagccagaaagcatggcttgagtgatagagcactagctttgaacaaaaggccaagcaagagtgcaaggccctgagtaaaagcccgAGTACAGGCacacattaaattaaaaagttaacttctatatttgcttcatttttaatttgcCATGAATTCCAGTATGTTCCTTATTAAgttttttgtaattttctatGTAAAGAAGTAACTGTCATACAGAAATAAATTTGTTAACATTTTGGAAAAGTtgattttgaaagagaaaataccTGGAATAAAAATCTTCGTGAAAAATTCTGTCAGTGACCATCAGGCCTTAGACACTGGCCAATTACACATCTGTCAGCCTTCACCCCTCCTTCCCGATCTGGTCTTCCATGTCTGGATGCCCTGCCCTGTTTTATGTCTCCATTTTGCAATTCTCTGaactcctctcctttccctgtcACTGACATCACTCATGGGAGAACAACCCACGGGGATTCATCTCAATGGGAGAACATCATGGCACTTGGTAAAggagttattttatttcttgcccCAGAATCCTCTGAACTAAAGACAGCCACCCACTTCTCCATCTCAGAGTAAGGCTTTTGTTCCTCAGTGCTCTCCTAATTCTGatcttctactttttaaaaaattaattaattttagtgTAGCTACCAGGGCCTGATCTATGAGTTTCAGGCTCTtactctcttggctttcttgctcaattgGTGCTTCACCACATGGGCCATGCTGTCaggctggctttttgatggttcattgacAATGGAGAtgcatggtcttttctgcccaggatctGAACAACTATCCTCCGGGTCTTAGCTTCCCAAATAAGTAGGTAGAATTAAACTCGTGAGCCCTCCATGCACAGATCCCAATTAGAGTCTTAATTTCATCAGGATATTTTAGGCCATCTTTCCGTCACTATCTAGTCTGCTCAGAATTACACTCATTACACCAGAGCCTTCAGAAATAGTGTGTTACCTGCGCAAACTGTTTCCAAGCACTGGATGATGTAAGCTTGCCAGTTCCTGGCCGGTGCATAGCAGCCAAGGTGTAGATTTCTGCTGTGATTTTCTGCTTGGACCGCAGAAGAGCCAGTGTAGTCTTGGTGTTCAATCCTGATGGGTTGGGGTTACAAGAACTAATGCACCATGAAGCATAAACCGAAGATTTGAAGGTGGCCTGTTGGACAAAATTGGGTTTTGTATAATTCAAGAAGCACCAACTCACAGTAGTTGTTGTCCGCAGACTGGGGAACTGGAGAATCTGCTGGAAATCTGCCACATCTGTGAAGAGAAGTGTGGAGTTTGCCACATTCCCGCCAGGGCCAGAAGCCACGTGGACCAACATGCCAACGGGCATTTTCTggcccttcccttcttcttcttgctgACTGTCTCCTATTGGCAGTGAAGAACTCTGAGGACTCAGGCTCATGTCTGATGCTGTCTCGTCAATATCTAATTCATCTGAGGACTCTTTGCTTTCTGAATGCCCACTGGACTTCTGCCCAGAAGGGGGCGCTCTGGAACCAGAAAGCATCTCCCTGCTGGGAGGGAATGGCTCCCTGGATGGCCCACTGGCAGATGGATGGTCTTGAGATGAGGAAGGtgacagggaggagaaggaagatgacCTTGACTGCAAGCCATCCTTTGGCTCAGAGGCACACCCTTGTCGAACAAGCTGGGGTTTCTGGGGGCGGGAGAGGCCCTTCTTGATGTCTGAGTTAGTGAGCTCCACCGCACTGAGCTCCTCAACTATCTGTCCGTACATCTTCTCTTCTTTGACCCGTTTTTGCTGCTTTGTTTCCATGAAGAGCTCCAAGCTACTGGCTGGAGACAGCATCCGCTTGCTACCGCCAAGAGAGGCAGCACTGTCCGAGGTGGAAGGTAAACATAAGGGGATGGAGGAATCTAAGCCTAGGGGTAGGGTCTGAGGTACTTTCCAAAGGGGGTATTTTTCCAAGCCTGCATGCTGCCCCAGCACCTGGGCGATGTTAAATCCTATCCCTTGCATGGCCGCATTAGTTACCAGTGTCCTTTGGGTCATATTCTCATCAACTTTGCATATGACAATTGCAGGGCTGTTCtgccccagtatctgggaaatgCTTGTGTACATGACACTTCCGTAGGAGGGAACGTGTGTCTGGATGCGAACAGGCACCACCGTTCCTGGAAGGGACTGCAAAGGCCCAGCATTGGCCGAGACAAAATCTTCTTGAAGAAGTTGCTCGGGAGCCTCAGTGGATTTACTGCTGGGTTCTGACGGAAACTTTGGAGGAAGGTTCTTTGAATGTAGCCCTGATGTTCCTGAATAACCCGGGTAGGGTTGCTCTTTTGTGTGCCCATAATCTGCAGATTTCTTTCCGGTGTGTTCCGCAATGTGCTCTAAGGGATAGCCAGAATGTATTTCTGCCTGGAAAGAAGGCTTGCTGTAGCTCTTCTGAGGATGTTGggtaaaggaaggagggaaatgagcCTGCCACCAGGGGGGCTGCTGTGTTGGTAAATGAACCATACAGACAGTAGGATACTGGAACTGAAACAGAGTGCTCTGGATTGGAGAAAATGGAATCGTCTCTTGATGTGCAAATAAATGTGGCGGTTCCGCTAAGTGCTTACTTGTCATGTAGGAGGTTGGCTGTATCAAGGGGTTTCTCGAAGTGTCCTGGCTGTCCATGTGCATGATCTGTGGCTGGGCCAGGTGGAGTGgcgctgagctgagctgagcacaAGGACCCACCACCTGCTTGCCCGGGTCATCCGCAGGAAGAGGTGGGAGCATGGAGGACGGGCCGTGGAGCCATGTGGCCCTGAGACCTGCGTGCAGCTGTTCCATCTGTTCTTGCTTGACACCAGGGTCCATGCCAGCTTCACCTTGTGCAATTTCTGGAGAGCCACTGAAGGAAGCCTGCCGCACCAGAAagcatttcttcctctccctggaGGGGGACAACGTGGAGGTGGATGCTCCAGCCACAGGGGCATGGGAAAGATTCCCATAGTCAAATGATTTGCTCCGAATTTCCGGGACTTCTGTTGGGTGAGGACAAGGCATCTGCTCCGAGGAACATCGTcgcatttctttttggtggtgatgGCCCGGAACCGACAACGAGTAGGACCCAGCAGGGACAGTCAGAAACTCTGAATGCTTTCCAAACTCATCCGGCTTAGGAGGTGCGGCAAGCTTAACGGTTTCCTCTCTCTCAAAAGACATTGAAAAGCTGGAGCTGTGGGACAAATTGCTTTCTTGACTGGGGCTGCGGGAGAGGCCGGTGCCTGTGGACTCGAAGCTCGACTCCCCGGAGGAGTGTTCCATATCTGCCAATCGCAAGCGCTTCTTTTTGGGTGGCAACTTCTCAGCAGGGAGCTGGGAAAGGGTCTCACTTCTCTGGGGCCACTGGAATTCCTCCACAGGCTTTTCTGGCTCTTTACTCTgcacttccttttccttttctggtttatCAGGCTCCTCTGTGACACGGATCTCAGGGACCTGAATGTTGTGCTGGCGAACCAACCGGGGCTGTACATGATAGGATTGCTGTTGCTGTTGTACTTGCGGGGACGGGGAGGGCTTCCCCCCACTTTCTGTGCTGTCCCCGGAGTGAGCCCACTCGGGGCTCACTGGGGCTTCTGAAATTTCACTGTCACCCATCTCGGAAGGGGAAGGGGCTTTATCTTGTGTCCCGGCCACCAGTTCGGCTGACTCCGACCTTTCAAAGGAATTGGGTCGGCTCAGCGAGTTTGTGTGCTGAATCACAGAAATCACATTTCCAGGAGGTTTCCTGCCCAGGTCTGACATCTTGTCAGAATCGGTGGCCGATGACTCTTCTGACCCGAGAGATGGGCTTCCAGATTGCAGTGGAGGTCGGCCGTGGTCAAAGCGCTCAAAATGTCCATGCGAGGGGTTCTCGTGTCCAGCCATGACAAAGccactccttcctccctctggcaTCTGAAGTTTGGGGTCGTAATCGGCAGCCATCAGGCCCACGGGGGTGCTCACGACACTGCTGCAAATCATAGGCGTGTCCTCCTCATCTCCCACACTCTTCTCTTTCCGCCTCTTCCTGTTCTCACATGGAGTCCCAAACATGGTCGGCACCCCCTGCAATGGCACAGAGGGATCCATAAAATATTCTCCTCCGTGTTTTAAAGAACTTAAGCAGGAAATCTCCCTGTAGCTTTGCTTCGGTGTGTCCGAGTCATCCCACTTCTTGTAGGGCTTCCGGCAGACATCATAGTCATAGCCAaccaatttcttttccttcaaggATGAGCCACTGAGACTCTTGGACATCCTGCCAGGGTGCTCGACCTCCATGTGCCCCTCCTGTACTGATGGCAATTCAAATGCTGCTTGTCTTCTGAGCATGCGCTGTGGGGGTATACCCACTGTGCCTGGATAGAACACATCATCAGACCCAGTCATTCTTTCATCAAATGAGTGACTTCCTCTCAGTGAAGGCGGGACACTTAAATTAGTTGCTGAAGAAGTTGGCATTGAGTTGCTTCTAATCAGCGGGGAAGAATCTACAGGAGCTTCTAAGAGCATTGGGTTGCTGCCTGGGAAATTTGTGGGATAAAGTTTTCCTTCATTCCTGACAGATGATGGAATCGTCTGGGGTTGCCTGGACTCACTGTTGAACTTCGTGGACTTCAGCAGGCTTGTTTGACTGGGGTCCACTTCTCCCTTGCCAGAGATGAGCTGTGAAATGGAGTCTTCGAACATCTTGACATCTAACCTGGTGTTTACATGAGGTAATGGTTCCATGATGCCTTTCCTCCCCATGGTGACGCGTTCCTGACCTGTGGGTGTAACACTGAGTGTATTTCTTGGACTAAGCCGACAGTATTTCCCGAAGATGATTTCTTCATAAGACTTTGCATTTGTGTTGGGAGGGCTTATTTGCTGCTCTGCACTTTCTGAGCGAGAAAAGTAACCAGAATCAGTGCTTCCCTTGCTGTGCGGGCTCAGAAGGTTGAGAGATGGCTCAGAATCTTGCCCTCTTTTCTCTGACAGTCTTAGTGCAAGTTTCTGCTTCACGGTGTGAGAGTCATCGGCCTTCGTATTTAAAGACGGATTTGGTAGCATGTCAGAGCTAATATACTGAGAGCTTTCATTAGGGAGTGGGATCCCACTTTTGGGGATAATCAAAATCGGTACCTTCATTGGACCTCCCAACGATTCTTCCAAAGACCCATGGTAGCCACCACGGCTGGCAATATCCAACGGGATGGGTGGGCCAGGGCTCATTTTATCTGAAGTCTCAGCAAATAAAGAGCTTTCCTCATCTGTGTCTGTACTCTGTTCACCATCTGAATGGATTTCTGCTTCTACATCAATAAAACCCGCCTCCAAGTCCAACTTAGATACAGCTGACTCTGTGAAAGGTACCAATCCCGCCTTAATCGCATGGGCATGCGACTTCCTGTGCTTGTACAGATTGCTTTTTGTCTTGAAGGAGAAACCACAGGGTATACATGGGTATGGCCGCTCACCAGTATGGGACCTGATGTGTTTTTTCAGAACACTTGGTTTGGCACACGCCCTGCTGCAGTAAGGGCAAATGTATTTGCCAGGCTTTTTGGGTTTGTGCTCTTTCTTGTGAGCATCTTCTGCTTGTTCAATACTTTTCTGGGAGTATTGGCTGTAAGCAGGGTTCAGACTGGAAATCTTTTTTCGGGGATAACCACCACTGTGGCCGTGGAGAGGAAAAGGATATAAGTCCTCGGAGGCAACTGATGGCAAAGGGCCAGGGAAAAGCCACGGAGGGCTTTCGAGGCTCTGGTGTGGCTTGTTACTGTGCATGATCCCCTGTGGCAATGAGGGCTGAGGGAACGAGAGTGAGTGTTGGCATGAGTAAGGACTCGGACGGTGCGGTGGGTATTGCTTCTCGGTGACTTGCTGCAGCACGTCTCCAGGTGAGGCCAGCTTTCCTGAACCAAATAGTTGTGGTGATGCTGTGTTTCCAATTTGCTCAGGATCGAGCTGTGGTTGCCTCTGTCCTTCTTGACTGCCGAAAGTGCTCATCTTAATAACAGCAGATTGTTCCTGTCTCCATCTACCTGGTGCTTTATCAGTTTCTCCAGACCTTGAGGTAGCTTTTTGTCCTAGAGCTGTATCCCCAGTGTCCATTTTCGTATGCAAAGGTCTTAAGTGCTAATTTGTCTGAAAGCCGAGCAGACTGATGGAG
The nucleotide sequence above comes from Perognathus longimembris pacificus isolate PPM17 chromosome 9, ASM2315922v1, whole genome shotgun sequence. Encoded proteins:
- the Hivep2 gene encoding transcription factor HIVEP2, which gives rise to MDTGDTALGQKATSRSGETDKAPGRWRQEQSAVIKMSTFGSQEGQRQPQLDPEQIGNTASPQLFGSGKLASPGDVLQQVTEKQYPPHRPSPYSCQHSLSFPQPSLPQGIMHSNKPHQSLESPPWLFPGPLPSVASEDLYPFPLHGHSGGYPRKKISSLNPAYSQYSQKSIEQAEDAHKKEHKPKKPGKYICPYCSRACAKPSVLKKHIRSHTGERPYPCIPCGFSFKTKSNLYKHRKSHAHAIKAGLVPFTESAVSKLDLEAGFIDVEAEIHSDGEQSTDTDEESSLFAETSDKMSPGPPIPLDIASRGGYHGSLEESLGGPMKVPILIIPKSGIPLPNESSQYISSDMLPNPSLNTKADDSHTVKQKLALRLSEKRGQDSEPSLNLLSPHSKGSTDSGYFSRSESAEQQISPPNTNAKSYEEIIFGKYCRLSPRNTLSVTPTGQERVTMGRKGIMEPLPHVNTRLDVKMFEDSISQLISGKGEVDPSQTSLLKSTKFNSESRQPQTIPSSVRNEGKLYPTNFPGSNPMLLEAPVDSSPLIRSNSMPTSSATNLSVPPSLRGSHSFDERMTGSDDVFYPGTVGIPPQRMLRRQAAFELPSVQEGHMEVEHPGRMSKSLSGSSLKEKKLVGYDYDVCRKPYKKWDDSDTPKQSYREISCLSSLKHGGEYFMDPSVPLQGVPTMFGTPCENRKRRKEKSVGDEEDTPMICSSVVSTPVGLMAADYDPKLQMPEGGRSGFVMAGHENPSHGHFERFDHGRPPLQSGSPSLGSEESSATDSDKMSDLGRKPPGNVISVIQHTNSLSRPNSFERSESAELVAGTQDKAPSPSEMGDSEISEAPVSPEWAHSGDSTESGGKPSPSPQVQQQQQSYHVQPRLVRQHNIQVPEIRVTEEPDKPEKEKEVQSKEPEKPVEEFQWPQRSETLSQLPAEKLPPKKKRLRLADMEHSSGESSFESTGTGLSRSPSQESNLSHSSSFSMSFEREETVKLAAPPKPDEFGKHSEFLTVPAGSYSLSVPGHHHQKEMRRCSSEQMPCPHPTEVPEIRSKSFDYGNLSHAPVAGASTSTLSPSRERKKCFLVRQASFSGSPEIAQGEAGMDPGVKQEQMEQLHAGLRATWLHGPSSMLPPLPADDPGKQVVGPCAQLSSAPLHLAQPQIMHMDSQDTSRNPLIQPTSYMTSKHLAEPPHLFAHQETIPFSPIQSTLFQFQYPTVCMVHLPTQQPPWWQAHFPPSFTQHPQKSYSKPSFQAEIHSGYPLEHIAEHTGKKSADYGHTKEQPYPGYSGTSGLHSKNLPPKFPSEPSSKSTEAPEQLLQEDFVSANAGPLQSLPGTVVPVRIQTHVPSYGSVMYTSISQILGQNSPAIVICKVDENMTQRTLVTNAAMQGIGFNIAQVLGQHAGLEKYPLWKVPQTLPLGLDSSIPLCLPSTSDSAASLGGSKRMLSPASSLELFMETKQQKRVKEEKMYGQIVEELSAVELTNSDIKKGLSRPQKPQLVRQGCASEPKDGLQSRSSSFSSLSPSSSQDHPSASGPSREPFPPSREMLSGSRAPPSGQKSSGHSESKESSDELDIDETASDMSLSPQSSSLPIGDSQQEEEGKGQKMPVGMLVHVASGPGGNVANSTLLFTDVADFQQILQFPSLRTTTTVSWCFLNYTKPNFVQQATFKSSVYASWCISSCNPNPSGLNTKTTLALLRSKQKITAEIYTLAAMHRPGTGKLTSSSAWKQFAQMKPDASFIFGSKLERKLVGNILKERGKGDLHGDKDIGSKQTEPIRIKIFEGGYKSNEDYVYVRGRGRGKYICEECGIRCKKPSMLKKHIRTHTDVRPYVCKLCNFAFKTKGNLTKHMKSKAHMKKCLELGVSMTSVDDTETEEAETMEDLHKASEKHSMSSISADHQFSDAEESDGEDGDDNDDDDEDDDDFDDQGDLTPKTRSRSTSPQPPRFSSLPVNVGTVPHGVPSDTSLGHSSLISYLVTLPSIQVTQLMTPSDSCEDTQMTEYQRLFQSKSTDSEPDKDRLDIPSVMDEEGMLSSEPSSSPRDFSPSSRHSSPGYDSSPCRDNSPKRYLIPKGDLSPRRHLSPRRELSPMRHLSPRKEAALRREMSQRDASPRRHLSPRRPMSPGKDITARRDLSPRRERRYMTTIRAPSPRRALYHNPPLSMGQYLQAEPIVLGPPILRRGLPQVPYFSLYGDQEGAYEHPGSSLFPEGPTDYVFSHLPLHSQQQVRAPIPMVPVGGIQMVHSMPPALSGLHPPPTLPLPVEGSEEKKGAGQGEPFLKDPYVLSRLREKRAPYVLSASGLPTTPSSPRLLMKQSTSEDSLNSTEREQEENIQTCTKAIASLRIATEEAALLGADQPARVPETPQNPLESAHVSIRHFSGPEPGQPGTSASHPDLHDAEKDNFGTSQTAVAPSTFYNQSCVDEEPSDFHRSKEFPLSTDESKEPSAEKSQPH